Proteins co-encoded in one Lineus longissimus chromosome 11, tnLinLong1.2, whole genome shotgun sequence genomic window:
- the LOC135495516 gene encoding UDP-N-acetylglucosamine--dolichyl-phosphate N-acetylglucosaminephosphotransferase-like, which translates to MYAENLSYTLFANAAMAVVGFLVTFHLIPSLGNMFIKANMFGMDLNKATRLKVPEAQGVVCGAVFLIIMFLFIPVVFMRQLAETSTQGFPHDRLVEFIGALLSICCMILLGFADDVLDLRWRHKLLLPTIASLPLLMVYYVNFGSTVIIVPKPLRPFFGLDVNLGVLYYVYMGMLAVFCTNAINILSGINGLESGQSVIIAASVIIFNTLELNGPNKTDHAFSLHFMVPYAAVSLALLYHNWYPSSVFVGDTFCYFSGMTFAVVAILGHFSKTMLLFFIPQIANFIYSVPQLFHLVPCPRHRLPKYNPKTDKVGMSRSRFKYSDLNILGKLAINIFRLFKIIDVRDSVGEDGEYMECNNLTLNNFVLKLFGSMHERRLCMVMLFIQILCSVVAFLIRYQIARIFYDV; encoded by the exons ATGTATGCAGAAAACCTCTCTTACACGTTGTTTGCGAATGCAGCAATGGCTGTGGTGGGGTTTTTGGTGACTTTTCACCTGATCCCAAGTCTGGGCAACATGTTCATCAAGGCTAACATGTTTGGCATGGATCTGAATAAGGCCACAAGGCTGAAGGT CCCAGAAGCCCAAGGAGTGGTGTGTGGAGCTGTCTTCCTCATCATCATGTTCCTGTTCATCCCAGTGGTATTCATGAGGCAGCTTGCTGAAACGTCTACACAAGGATTTCCACATGATAGA TTAGTGGAATTCATCGGGGCACTTCTTTCAATTTGTTGCATGATCCTGCTCGGCTTTGCTGATGACGTCCTTGACCTGAGATGGCGCCACAAGCTACTCCTTCCTACCATAGCCTCCCTTCCATTACTGATGGTCTACTATGTCAATTTCGGCTCCACTGTCATCATCGTTCCAAAACCTTTGAGGCCTTTTTTTGGCCTTGATGTAAACCTAG GGGTGTTATACTATGTCTACATGGGGATGCTGGCTGTTTTCTGTACCAATGCCATCAACATCTTGTCCGGTATAAACGGACTGGAGTCTGGTCAGAGTGTAATCATCGCTGCCTCTGTCATCATTTTCAACACCTTAGAATTAAATG GCCCAAACAAGACCGATCATGCATTTTCTCTTCACTTTATGGTTCCGTATGCAGCAGTCAGTTTAGCATTACTATACCATAACTG GTACCCATCTTCTGTGTTCGTCGGCGACACGTTCTGTTACTTCTCCGGGATGACATTTGCCGTAGTCGCCATCCTTGGACACTTCAGTAAAACGATGTTACTGTTCTTCATACCGCAAATTGCAAACTTCATTTATTCCGTCCCACAACTGTTTCATCTGGTGCCGTGTCCTCGACACAGATTACCGaa ATATAATCCAAAAACTGATAAAGTGGGAATGAGTAGGTCAAGATTCAAATATTCCGATTTGAACATCTTGGGAAAATTAGCTATCAACATTTTCCGATTATTCAAAATTATCGACGTCAGAGACTCAGTCGGCGAAGATGGAGAGTACATGGAGTGCAATAATCTGACGCTCAATAATTTTGTACTCAAATTATTCGGATCAATGCACGAGAGGCGGCTGTGCATGGTGATGTTGTTTATACAG ATTTTATGCAGTGTGGTTGCCTTCCTCATACGATACCAAATTGCAAGAATCTTCTACGACGTTTGA